The window actgagaatactgtatacagtggaaccaactacagtaatccctctatCCCttcatcgtggttaattggttccagacccgacctgcGAAGTAGGATGACAGTAGTGTAGATTAaggtatttataaataaaatattctatagttagagcatacaaaaccagTTTACGGCcctctaaatacaattttaaacaatattagagccctctagacatgaaataacacccctatggtcactttcacacttgtattaccatatttagtagacataagagaaaagaagccatttaaaacttacgtgtgctgctgtaaatgtgttccagtgctaggggcTCTGAATGGGGGGTAGGGGGCAGACAAGAAGCGACgtcaagggttcagagttgagttttaccttagtgtgggttacagccgtaacagtagcctgtgttagggattattgtgttgtgagatcattcaaacttgcaataaaagctcaTTGTTCtatggcaatcaagtctgatgcttgtgtctcacccaacaatacagtaacattactgacacctagtgaccagtgcagaatactacctatcatcacaatgtccttCAATGTTTCGCCCgattgccttatatttgtattttacttaatttagacaTTATTATGCTTAAAAAATACTTAATCTAGGTGTAAAATTCTACTAattggctgtattcaaccacgaaacagtatgatttattaattaatattaatatttttgaaaaaccatgaaagagtgaagccgtgaaattcgaagcgtgaagtggcgagagattactgtattggATTAACCTTGTAGAcaaggggtggccattacgtcgattgcgagctaccggtagatcgccaaggtagtttgggtcgattgcgtaaacgtcactttgttgttgttatatgacatcagtcagctgacattaagcgcccctcctgattcacgcttgctcccccgcagcgtttcaagctacaaacgaagatgcaactttcatctttattattctgattatggataaactaactctgCGGTCTATATAATATGTctatataacaaaagttatctgttcacttgtagcggctagttacgtagaaaaaaagtgtattgttgacTAGCTTTGCTTCAGGTCAttaactctactacagaaatcagtgttttctacacgttcgcttcttaagctattatttcacgatgaaattaaaaatgtgcccattggtgaaaccttttcaatgtgttgccttgacttcggctgcattgtcttttgcgtaatcattttaaattcttgtattatggctaatgtttgatagcaaatgctaactggatgtaatacatgaactgtgtgccctcatgaacgttacatagctaatgtgactgacatattatcagtactcaggttatgtacacaattatttaggagttatgtataattgtctttatttccatagtgaagtgaattatgatagcaactactttcattacctgtaaactttgaaaatgtgaatgtgaaatactaatcattaatatttacaatataatttcagagtttacttgttatattttgtatatgttatatgttttatagaaagaggtagatcattttgacttgtacttacattctgagaaagtgcgtgcactcctgatatacatgtatatcgtatataaatacctactcatttttttttaaataaatatagtaaatatatatactttctatatttatagtagtgggtagatctttggggcttggtcattttaaaagtagctcgcaggctaaaaaagtgtgagcacccctggtgtagacatTTTCTCATTAGTGACAGGCCACAAATGTGAATTTAAGCCATCTTTGATGCACTTTCACACCTATTTGTGTACAATTTTTGGAGGTCTGACCAAATCTGTGAAAATATCCTGTGCACAATTTTGTATACAACGTTgtcatgtttacatttgtattgttttcattttcctgtatcatgtaatcatttttaatattatatcaGTTTTCAGCAGAAATCATGGTGAATCAGACAGATACTTTTATTACTCTGAATCATTGCAGAACAGGAGTCAAGTGTAACATTTTTGaagaaaaagttaaaaatgtCAATGATGCAGGGGCGCAATGGATGgagctgctgttgtgttttggtaCCTGACACGTGGTCCATCATCAGTGCACAGCCAGTATGAATGTGGCAGCAGGGCAGATTACACACTCTCACAGAGATGAATTAGCTGTACTTCAGGTGGATTTTTCACCGACACTGCCAGGACCTCTCTGCACACATGTGTACTAAATGTAGAAAATGTCAACGACACTGTCACACTTTTTGTTTGACTTGTACACAGTGGGGTCTTCTAAGAAAGTTGAATTTCCAATATGGTTGGAGAGGTTGTCGTTGTCGAGCGGGTTGTTGTCATGTCCCCGCAGTGCCTGTAGTGGTGCTGTGAGGGAGTCTGCTGTGGATCTGACAAAATCCTTAGCAGCCTACCTACTGCCTATAATTTGATCGAGCGCTTATTTTACATGCATCCGAAAATGAAGCTATACTGAGCCCAATGAAGATCACTTGTGTTATTCTATCTCGGATATCGATGCACGGATAGCCTAGCTGATCGTAATAGACATTTCGGCCGTCTATCTGGAGCGAATACCGTACAAGGGCCCATACCAGTTGAAGGTAAGCGAGCTCCTCCACATCCTCGACCTTGATTTATGCCCATGCCGTGTAGCGTAGACTGTAGCCAGCGCGGGGACTACCACTCGAGGCCGCTGCCAACTGGAGCTAAAGGGCCTCTTCCGCCCATTTATTTTTCGGGATATTTTAGTCTCTATTTTGCCAAATAAAATCGCTGCGTCGACTTGGGATATAAACATATCTTTAAATATTGCTTAATGTGTCGTTACGTTACCATGTGAATcactaataatatattttaaactcGACCCTCGACTACAGGCCTTAGATTAAAACGAAGCCCTTTTGTTACAAGTTGTAGGTTGCAAATATCAAACGATTAtgtgcaaataaaatgtgacaTAGTTTGAATGATTTGTAATGTTCCGTTCACGCTgacgtaaaaaaataaaatgtatttatgcacCTTTTAGCAATGTCGCCATTTGTGGAGGTTTCCGTTTCCTGGTTAGCTACCGCCTACTAATTTGTGTTTTTAGCTTCcgtagctagttagctaacGATTATGGTGAGTTGATATAGCGAGTCTagtggttaaaaaaataaccaGTGGCTAAAATATGTGgataatgtgaatgtgaataaaGACATAGGTGGCCGTCATACCTAGTTACGTCCACTCTAGCGCCAAACAAAGTTTCGAAACTGTTCATCTAACTACATGCTAATATTGACAAGTTAGCTTCCACGGACACAGACGTTTCCATGTATATAGTTATAATAACAATCATTGATCAATAACATGAGCATactagcctttttttttaaaaccctcACGTATGTGCCTTATGCGTATTTAGTTATCGGAAGAACCGTGCCGCCTTCAGTTTCAGCCAGAAACCACTTAAAAGTCAATGATGGTATGAATTCTGATTTATTAAGTGACCTGGAGCTCAATGTTTACATTAACTAAAACTTCACACGCATATTGATGGATGTTTTGACGGCTAGCACTTTGAGATTACTCATTTTTACTATATATTTGCTTTATTAAACGTGTACTTGCAAACCGGTACATATATACAAGTACATGCCTTCTGCATTAATTTAGGTCATTTCTTTCAAATTCCATTCACCTCCATCAAACAGCAAATAAGTGTGGTATGGTTGCCACTTTTCTCCACTGTGTTAGTGGTATTTAAACAATAATACAGTATGGGTTGATGTAGTTGACACTGAAGCATTGAATTTACGCTGCACAAGCATATTACCTTTTGATACCTGCCTTTCCAAAAGACTACATTATGTCCTCTTAAGATGTATGTGCACACATGGTCATACCCTCATTTTGAAGCGTTAGTAATGGAATTTTCTCTTTTCCCTGACTTTATCCCATCAGCTGATGTTGTCAAGGACAAGAGTCACGTGATGTATGAAGGCAAACACATACACTTCTCCGAGGTGGACAATAAGCCCTTGTGCTCATACAGCCCAAAGCTCTGCAAGCAACGCAGACTCAATGGCTACGCTTTCTGCATCCGACACGTTCTGGAGGATAAGACGGCCCCGTTCAAGCAGTGTGAATACGTGGCCAAGTACAACAGTCAGCGGTGTACCAACCCCATCCCAAAGTCAGAGGACCGCAGGTGTGTAAACCTGCTTGTGTTGTGCTCCGTAGTCATATAATGTTCATCAAATACAGTGCACGTTTGTACGTTGAAGGTGTGAAACTGTTTTAACAGGTACTGCAACAGCCACCTGCAGGTCCTTGGCTTCATTCCCAAGAAGGAACGCAAGAAGAAACATGACGCTTTGGAAGAAATGCGTTCCCGGGCACACCTGGAGTCGGTGGCTCTCAACATAACAGTGCCGTCTTTACCTCTGAAAGCTTCCAACGGTCTAAACGAACTTCCACCATCTCCCCCTTGTGCGCGTCTGTTAGCCCTTTCCGATGGAGAACTCCTGGACCCGTTTGCCTTTTACGAGGGCGACACAGACGGGGAAGAAATAGGCCCCCCTCGGAAAAGCAGCACCATCAAGAAGAAATTGCAGAGTCGGCTGGTGCTGAACCAGAAATTCTGCCAGGACACGGACCGTTTCCAGACACCCTCTGAGCACTTTAGTCCCTCCCCTGTCCCCCGCGTCCACCCTCCGTCACCTCTCAGCACGCACCCCCCACGGCAGCAGTCAGGTCTTCTCCAGCCGTCCCAACAGCAGGGTCTATTATGCAATCCACCACCTCCTCAGACGGTCAACTTTTTGCCTCCAGGGATACCTGCTAATGCAACACCCAGTCCGGCGCACCCTTCGGGGCCATCGCTCGGCAGGAAAACACCTTTTGCTTCCAGTCACATGGTCATCATGCGGCCCGCCTCCTACTCGCCTTCGGCCCGCTGTCTGGCCAGGTTGCAACATCTGGTACAGCTCTGCACCAAGAGACACCAGGAATATGGAgatctttttccccatttaggTGCTTCATTGTCATTTATCCACCACCACTCTTAAACatacagtcaaaagtttggacacactttctcattctatagcacatgtgtcaaactcgtgccctggagggccgagacgctgcaggttttctctccaaccagtttcttcagcaggtgatttaattgatgagctccttccctcaaactgaaggtgtcgatcattaaaatcacctgctttagtgactggctggaaaaaaaacctgcagtgtctcggccctccatggcacgagtttgacacccctgttctacagcATGAGCAAGTGTGTCTAACTTTTGAGTGATACTGCATGTCTGTTTATCGGTGACATAGTGTTTATTTtatactttgtttgttttttgtttttttttagatgttatGCTCTTAAACTCCATTGTAagcttcagctttacagatgccatgtctgctcTGCAAGCAGTGTCAGTCATAGTAAAGGCAGTTAGAGCCAAAAGGAGGCGTCCATTTAACGGTGCATATGCCAGCAATATGACGTGGCGTCTATTAGAGTGGAGGCTGAaatttgaggaaatacagtagACCTCCTCATATCACGAGTGTTACGctccaggaccaccagcgaatggctaAAACCCGAGGGTAATTGATAAAAAGGCCCATAAAATGTCAATTTTGACCTACGGCTCGCTCCCCACCCCTCCAAACCcgcctgctagcttgatgttgacattctctGATTTCGAATCAAAGATCAATTTTGATTTTCAAATCAAAGACTAGATTCGGCTCcagatttaaagtataaaatgtattgggTACTCAACAgtgatgaatgataatgtaaaatGAGCCATGAACAGATGGAGCCGAAACTATGGTGTGTTTAAGGACCGCCGAAAAAAGTGTGAAACActtaaagaaaatacattatCAGTGATGCATAAAGACAaacgtaaaaattgtgggcttttttttttttttcttccaacagTGGTTCATGTATGCTGTTCATACATCATGTATGCTATTTGACCAGTATTATCATGTgtttataaattaaaataataaattaaattaatgaaaaaataaataaaaataaaattattattaatttgtaactttttatatttcattattaactttaataattatttaaaaagggaaaaaaaaaacttacgtTGGTCTGGATGAATTTTGCGGAAAAAACAGTCCAttttcagagggaaaaaaaaaaattgggggggCTTTTTTGCATGAACGTTTTCTAACAGGCTCTCTTCCAGGATTGGACTGGTCAGAAGACAGCGCTGATAGtgatgatgaagaagatgaagcTGAAAGATTTGTTCCTGGCCTGAGCTCTTGGAGACCACCGAACGGGTCAGCTAGAGAAACattaacacacatacacacacatccacCAGACCTCTTTCTTCACGTTGGCGATTGTCTCCTAAAACAGGCTGGAGGAAGACCGGGGCTCCTCCCGTAGAACACGGCTACTGCGGCTTTGCTCGTACCTGCAGAAGAAGTACAAGCACATGTGCAGGCAGGAGAGGGCAAGTATCCGCCAAAAGAGATACCGTTATGCCTTCCGCAAAGCCTTGCTGCACGCTGCCAGTAAAAACCCCGATTGTGCCGGGCAGTTGATCCAGGAGTTGCACACTTCCTCTCACAGGACATCAAGGTAACAACTTGGAATAGTTAGTTTTTTTTAGCAAGTTCTATATTGAACTATACAGAGTATGAAAACAGAAACCACTGTACCTGTGTATGTGTGAACATAGCCATTAAAACAATTTACAAAAGGTCTCACTCATGAGGCATTGTCCTGATATTTAGAcatgattgacatttttttttggtgcttgTTTTTAGTGCTGGATCAGAACATCACCACAGTGGCTCTCCTCCAAGACGGCACAGCGCAGACACAGGGACGTGTACGGGCACAACAAAGGGACAGGCCTGCAACAACAGAGCGCTGCCCTTTACCAAACACTGTTTTCAGCGTATCCTTTGAACGTGAACTGCACTGCATTGATTTGCTTCCTTAGGTCGAACATGTGGTCCGATACAGTTAGCTGCTGGAACATCCCCACCACAAGCTCCCCTTACCCCCTCCATTTTTTTATTCCTTTATTGTTCTCATCAGACATTCTGCTGAATCGCTCCCAGCAGCTGTTTGCAAGCTGCACAGCCAAATTCGCAGATGGTCAGCAGTGCTCCATTCCCGTGTTTGATATCACGCACCAGACACCGC is drawn from Dunckerocampus dactyliophorus isolate RoL2022-P2 chromosome 9, RoL_Ddac_1.1, whole genome shotgun sequence and contains these coding sequences:
- the LOC129187973 gene encoding INO80 complex subunit D, with protein sequence MYEGKHIHFSEVDNKPLCSYSPKLCKQRRLNGYAFCIRHVLEDKTAPFKQCEYVAKYNSQRCTNPIPKSEDRRYCNSHLQVLGFIPKKERKKKHDALEEMRSRAHLESVALNITVPSLPLKASNGLNELPPSPPCARLLALSDGELLDPFAFYEGDTDGEEIGPPRKSSTIKKKLQSRLVLNQKFCQDTDRFQTPSEHFSPSPVPRVHPPSPLSTHPPRQQSGLLQPSQQQGLLCNPPPPQTVNFLPPGIPANATPSPAHPSGPSLGRKTPFASSHMVIMRPASYSPSARCLARLQHLVQLCTKRHQEYGDLFPHLGLDWSEDSADSDDEEDEAERFVPGLSSWRPPNGLEEDRGSSRRTRLLRLCSYLQKKYKHMCRQERASIRQKRYRYAFRKALLHAASKNPDCAGQLIQELHTSSHRTSSAGSEHHHSGSPPRRHSADTGTCTGTTKGQACNNRALPFTKHCFQHILLNRSQQLFASCTAKFADGQQCSIPVFDITHQTPLCEEHAKKMDNFLRGDGNRRVQQQHHHHHHQQQQHQRRPRKKTKPPALTKKHKKRRGPRRPQKPIPPALPQGNLGMPPMSLAMSSQASIRSPSTPELSTDELPDDIANEMEDIPNDLELNQEDFSDVLPRLPDDLQDFDLFEGKNGELLPTTEEAEELVRALQAMGSYPDSLVCLTSIGDLTSSEGVDHRAMAVFPGAVQPGGMGDILSSRIPSENFPSLELEDNLLQSTGGHFPPSPPSQPTDLPRTLSTSSAAPPTTSLLTQAAARLFPRAHPPNIKSEVMTSSPQGGRYSEHVPSPYSDQIPSPHASPFHTDAPLLLEVPLSGVPEPPRSSWSNLPLADPTQFGNLIGSESHLISTSLSTPPATTHSVTLQQPMAALSAMPQSGLTGLAVPPAPLPPSSTMLPPTSSHDPLTSVLPKLQLPQFSAAFGHQLACHSGIPNDVQPSHSSTAPPAGFSIVGAGASANGAATPFTQSN